The Corynebacterium mycetoides genome includes the window TGACGGGCTACGACGGGTTCCTCTACTCCATCGGCTTCTTCGTCGCGTGGCTCGTCGCCCTCCTGCTCGTCGCGGAGCCCCTGCGCAACGTGGGGCGCTTCACCATGGCGGACGTGCTGTCGTTCCGCCTGCGCCAGAAGCCGGTGCGCGTCGCCGCCGCTTTCGGCACGCTGTTCGTCTCGCTGTTCTACCTCATCGCGCAGATGGCCGGCGCCGGCTCGCTGGTGTCCGTGCTGCTCAACCTGCACTCCTTCTCGGCCCAGGCGGTGTGCGTCGTCGTGGTCGGCATCGTCATGATCGCCTACGTCCTCATCGGCGGCATGAAGGGCACCACGTACGTTCAAATGATCAAGGCCGTGCTGCTCATCAGCGGCGTCGCCATCATGACCGTGCTGGTTTTCGTGGCCGTCAAGGGAGGCATGAACACCCTGTTCACGGAGGCCGTTGATTCCCACGCGGCGTCCGAATACATCCGGGAGAAGGGCTACGAGGCGAGCGCGATCATGGCCCCCGGCCTGAAGTACGGCGCCACCGTGACCAGCCAGATCGACTTCATCTCGCTCGGTCTCTCCCTGGTCCTCGGTACCGCCGGCCTGCCGCACGTGCTCATGCGCTTCTACACCGTGCCCACGGCGAAGGAAGCCCGCAAGTCCGTCACCTGGGCCATCGTGCTCATCGGCTCCTTCTACCTGCTCACCCTCGTGCTGGGCTACGGCGCTGCCGCTCTCGTCGGCCCGGACCGCATCCTCGCGGCGCCGGGCGGCGCCAACGCCGCGGCTCCGCTGCTCGCCTTCGAGCTCGGCGGCTCCATCTTCATGGCGCTGATCTCCGCGGTCGCCTTCGCCACGGTGCTCGCCGTGGTCGCGGGCCTGGCCATTACCGCCTCCGCCTCGGTCGCCCACGACATTTACGACGCCGTGCTTCGCGACGGCACCGCCTCCGAAGAGGAGCAGGTCCGCGTCTCCCGCGTCACCGTGGTGATCATCGGCATCGTCGCCATCGTCCTGGGCATCCTCGCGATGTCGCAGAACGTCGCCTTCCTGGTCTCGTTGGCCTTCGCCATCGCGGCGTCCGCGAACCTGCCGACGATCCTGTACTCGCTGTACTGGAAACGCTTCAACACCACGGGTGCCGTGGCGTCGATGTACACCGGCCTGATCACGGCCCTGGTGCTCATCGTCCTCTCCCCGGCGGTCTCGGGCGCCCCGTCCGCCATGTTCCCGAACGCCGACTGGTCGATCTTCCCGCTGACCAGCCCGGGCATCGTATCCATCCCGCTGGCGTTCCTCGCCGGCATCATCGGCACCTACCTGGGCAAGCCGGACAACATGGAGGCACTGCAGGCCGAGATGGAAGTCCGTTCGCTGACCGGCGTCGGCGTCGAGGCCCCGGTCGACCACTAGTTACCATTCAGCGAAAAAAGACCCGCCGCGGCGGGTCTTTTTTCGTGCGGTGCTCTAGGGGAGGAACGCCCTGGCCTGGGCGATGGCCTGGTCGATGGTGGCCGGCAGCTGAGCGGAGAGCTGCGAGGAGAGCTGGGACGAGCCCTGCAGCAGCTGGTCCACCGGGATCGCGGGCAGCGCCGGGGCGGCGGGGGCGACCGGGGAGGCCTGGCCCGGGGTCCACTGCCCCCAGTCCGCGGTGTAGACGTTGTTGATGTCGCAGACGACGCCGTCGATGGTGGTCTGCCACTTTGCCACCTGGTGGATGTTGGCACGCGGGTGGATGCGCCCGTTGGAACCCCAGTCGTGCATCCAGTAGAAGGAACCGATTCCGTCCTCGGACGCCCACTGGATGCAGTTGTAGTTGCCGTAGACGCCGGTGAGGTAGCCCGCGGCCGTCAGCGCCGCGCTGAACGCCCGCAGGTAGGGGCGGATCTGGTTGTCGTACTGGGGGCGGGTCGGGTTGTCGTCGATGGCGATGTAGATCGGCCGCCCGGTGGGTCCGCCCGCGGCCCGGTGCAGGTGGATGGCCTGGGGCGCGTGGGTCGCGGCGGCGGCCGCCCCGCCCAGCCAGTCCGCGGTTTGGGCGCGGCCGAACTGGTAGACGGATGCGGTCGCGAGCCCGTTGGCTTTGAAGTCCTGGGTCTCGGCGAGCGAGACGGGCTTGCCCAGCATCCACGTCGCGTCCGGGCGCGGCTGCGAGACGTAGCGCACGGCGCCGAGATGCCCGGCCGCCTTGACGGAGCGACCGGAGGGTACGCCGGCGGAGTAGTCGAGCACGGTGCCCACCACGGCGCGCTGGGCGTGGGCGGATGGGGCGAGTCCGGCGGTGGTCACGGTGCCGGCCGCGGCGGCCAGGGCCGCGGTTTTGAGGAATCGGCGGCGGTCAAGGGGGGAGTGGGGCATGGAGTCCTCCAAAAGAGACATCATCTTTCACACGAATTTACTCCCGTAACATACCACCTGGGTGCTAGCGTCGGGGATTTTGATTACCAGCACGTTTTACGGAACGTCCAGCGTGCACGTCACGGACGGGGACACGAACATCTTCGTCGATGCCTTCCTCACCCGGCCCAGTCTTGCCCGGCTGGTGTTCCGCAGGCTGGAACCAGACGAGGCGATCATTGACGCAGCGCTCGCGCGAGGGGGCGTCGATAAGCTCGATGCCCTATTCGTCGCGCACTCGCACCACGACCACCTCTTGGACGCGCCGCGCGTGGCAGACAAACTCGGCGCGACGCTGTACGGATCGCGCTCGACGCTCAACTACGGCAGGAGAGAAGGGCTAAGGGAAGACAGGCTCGCAGAGATCGCCGGCGGGTCGCGGGTCACCGTCGGCGACTTCACCGTCACCGTCGTCGAGGCTCCGCACAGCCCCGGCAACGTCGCCCCCGGCGTCATCCGCGGCGCGCTCGCGTCCCCCTGCCACGTGCTCGAGTTCAAAGACGGCGGTTGCTTCGTCTTCCACCTCCACCACCCGGGAGGCGAGATCCTTGTCCTGCCCAGCGCCAACTACCGCCCCGGGTTTGTGGACGGCCTGCGCGCGGATGTCGTCTATCTCGGCATCGGCGCGCTCGGCAGGCAGCCGCGGCAGTTCCAGGAGGCGTACTGGGCGAACACGGCGGGCGCGCTTCAGCCCGCGACGGTCATTCCCATCCACTGGGACAACTTCGGCCGGCCGCTGTCCAAGCCGTTCACGCCGCTGCCTTTCCCGGCTGATAACGTCAGGGCGTCCCGGCGCTTCCTGGAGGACAAGGCCGCCCGCGCCGGGTGCGATCTCCGCTTCCCGGAGCCGTTCAGCGTGCACACCCTCTAGTGGGGCAGCTGCTCCCAACGCACGGTGGCATCAAACCGGCTGAAGTGCGCGGCGGCGTCTTCGGTGGCGTACGCGATCGCGTCGGCCACGTCCTCGCCCCCGGCCATGAAGTCGATCACCCGCGTCGTGGGCGTCGCGCTGCCGGTGACTTCGTGCGCGGACCAGCCGCCGCTGCCGTGGACGCCGCCGCGCTCCGGCAGCGCGTCGAAGAACGAGGCGACGGCGCGCCGCGCGGTCGCGGCGTCGGAGAACGTGAAGTGCGCGCGCAGGGTGACGGGGTCGCCCGGGCGCTTCGTGCCCCACGCCCAGTCGTAGTCGACGGAATAGGTCTCCATTACATTTTCCTTACATGACCGCAATTGTTCATACGCCCGCCGAACTTACCGCCGCGCTCGGATCCACGTCGCCGCTCGTGCTCGTGCCCACCATGGGCGCGCTGCACGAGGGCCACCTCTCCCTGGTGCGGGAGGCAAAGAAGCTGGGCGGGCCCGTGGTGGTGAGCATCTTTGTCAACCCGCTGCAGTTCGCGCCAGGCGAGGACCTCGACGCCTACCCGCGAACCCTGGAGGCGGACGTCGCGCTGTTGGACAACGAGGGCGTTGACGCCGTGTTCGCGCCGTCCGCCGCCACGATGTACCCCAACGGGCCGCGCACCACCATCCACCCGGGACCCGCGGGTGCCATCCTCGAGGGCGCGTCGCGCCCCACCCACTTCGCCGGCGTGCTTACCGTGGTGGCCAAGCTGTTGTCGCTCACCCGCGCCACCGACGCCTTCTTCGGCGAG containing:
- a CDS encoding solute symporter family protein, with translation MSTVYLAQEAAKPEGVGNPVLNIAIFAVFIIVTMFIVTRAGKTTSESADFYTGGASFSGTQNGLAIAGDYLSAASFLGIVGSIALTGYDGFLYSIGFFVAWLVALLLVAEPLRNVGRFTMADVLSFRLRQKPVRVAAAFGTLFVSLFYLIAQMAGAGSLVSVLLNLHSFSAQAVCVVVVGIVMIAYVLIGGMKGTTYVQMIKAVLLISGVAIMTVLVFVAVKGGMNTLFTEAVDSHAASEYIREKGYEASAIMAPGLKYGATVTSQIDFISLGLSLVLGTAGLPHVLMRFYTVPTAKEARKSVTWAIVLIGSFYLLTLVLGYGAAALVGPDRILAAPGGANAAAPLLAFELGGSIFMALISAVAFATVLAVVAGLAITASASVAHDIYDAVLRDGTASEEEQVRVSRVTVVIIGIVAIVLGILAMSQNVAFLVSLAFAIAASANLPTILYSLYWKRFNTTGAVASMYTGLITALVLIVLSPAVSGAPSAMFPNADWSIFPLTSPGIVSIPLAFLAGIIGTYLGKPDNMEALQAEMEVRSLTGVGVEAPVDH
- a CDS encoding DUF1906 domain-containing protein, encoding MSLLEDSMPHSPLDRRRFLKTAALAAAAGTVTTAGLAPSAHAQRAVVGTVLDYSAGVPSGRSVKAAGHLGAVRYVSQPRPDATWMLGKPVSLAETQDFKANGLATASVYQFGRAQTADWLGGAAAAATHAPQAIHLHRAAGGPTGRPIYIAIDDNPTRPQYDNQIRPYLRAFSAALTAAGYLTGVYGNYNCIQWASEDGIGSFYWMHDWGSNGRIHPRANIHQVAKWQTTIDGVVCDINNVYTADWGQWTPGQASPVAPAAPALPAIPVDQLLQGSSQLSSQLSAQLPATIDQAIAQARAFLP
- a CDS encoding MBL fold metallo-hydrolase, with product MITSTFYGTSSVHVTDGDTNIFVDAFLTRPSLARLVFRRLEPDEAIIDAALARGGVDKLDALFVAHSHHDHLLDAPRVADKLGATLYGSRSTLNYGRREGLREDRLAEIAGGSRVTVGDFTVTVVEAPHSPGNVAPGVIRGALASPCHVLEFKDGGCFVFHLHHPGGEILVLPSANYRPGFVDGLRADVVYLGIGALGRQPRQFQEAYWANTAGALQPATVIPIHWDNFGRPLSKPFTPLPFPADNVRASRRFLEDKAARAGCDLRFPEPFSVHTL
- the panC gene encoding pantoate--beta-alanine ligase gives rise to the protein MTAIVHTPAELTAALGSTSPLVLVPTMGALHEGHLSLVREAKKLGGPVVVSIFVNPLQFAPGEDLDAYPRTLEADVALLDNEGVDAVFAPSAATMYPNGPRTTIHPGPAGAILEGASRPTHFAGVLTVVAKLLSLTRATDAFFGEKDYQQLVLVRQMVDDLNLPVRIHGCPIVREDSGLAMSSRNRYLSEDEARLAQVLSRALATKDLAQARSLIDATPGVDLDYLALTTPDLEPAGADDAGPKRLLVAARVGTTRLIDNVAV